One stretch of Gambusia affinis linkage group LG05, SWU_Gaff_1.0, whole genome shotgun sequence DNA includes these proteins:
- the LOC122830612 gene encoding free fatty acid receptor 2-like: MQECHTGLCLSVYIITFVLGFPTNVLAFYTFWKKVKQKPTPIDILLLNLTISDLLFLLFLPFKMQEAMDDLKWNLPYALCPLSSFVFYMTIYNSTFFLTAVSVERYLGVAFPIKHTLKRRPIYAVAASIFFWIFSFLHLSIVFIVPFIGQEHGMNSTFSISESKKDVCYENFTDAQLKVLLPVRLELCIVLFCIPFLISSYCYINFIRILSKLQHIGRRRRLRAIGMALGTLVVFALCFGPYNVSHIVGFIRKRSPDWRDKALLFSTFNACLDPFIFYFSSSAVRGTVDKLKQGVKSRLCRCMSCHMLQALCGGANKTEKDKEHKQQEINAITTDRKRTGSSSLN; encoded by the coding sequence ATGCAGGAGTGCCACACTGGGTTGTGTCTCTCTGTCTACATCATCACCTTTGTGCTGGGCTTCCCCACCAATGTCCTTGCCTTCTATACCTTTTGGAAGAAAGTGAAGCAAAAACCCACGCCAATCGACATCCTTCTGCTCAACCTGACCATCTCcgacctcctcttcctcctgtttttGCCTTTCAAGATGCAGGAAGCCATGGATGACTTGAAGTGGAACTTGCCCTATGCCCTGTGCCCACTGTCTAGCTTTGTTTTCTACATGACCATTTACAACAGTACTTTCTTCCTCACTGCCGTCAGCGTAGAGCGGTACTTGGGTGTCGCTTTCCCAATCAAGCACACCCTGAAGCGTCGACCCATTTATGCTGTCGCTGCCAGCATCTTCTTCTGGATCTTCTCCTTCCTCCACCTGAGCATAGTATTCATAGTGCCATTTATTGGACAAGAACATGGCATGAATTCCACCTTCTCCATCTCTGAAAGCAAGAAGGATGTATGTTATGAAAATTTTACTGATGCCCAACTGAAGGTCCTCCTGCCTGTGCGTTTGGAGCTCTGCATAGTGCTTTTCTGCATCCCCTTCCTCATTTCCAGTTACTGCTACATCAACTTCATCAGGATTCTGTCCAAGCTGCAACACAtcggccgccgccgccgcctgcGGGCCATCGGCATGGCATTGGGGACACTAGTCGTCTTCGCCTTGTGCTTCGGCCCCTACAACGTCTCACACATTGTGGGTTTCATCAGAAAGAGGAGTCCCGATTGGAGAGACAAAGCACTGCTGTTCAGCACCTTCAACGCCTGTCTGGAcccttttattttctacttctcctcctctgctgtgAGAGGAACTGTTGACAAATTGAAGCAAGGGGTTAAAAGTCGCCTCTGCAGGTGCATGTCCTGTCACATGCTCCAGGCCTTGTGTGGGGGAGCTAACAAGACTGAGAAAGATaaggaacacaaacaacagGAGATCAATGCTATCACAACTGACAGGAAAAGGACTGGGAGCAGCAGCCTCAACTAA